The genomic region CAAGGATGAGGTTTGCGTGATAACCTGAATTTTCTACTGCTTTGATTAATGCATCTGGAGAACCTTTGGTGACTACTTGTGCGGTATGGTTGGCGAAGTTAACATCTGCGGAAATAACATCTTCAGAATTTAATAACGCCTTTTGTACCGTATTAACACAACCAGCACAGGTCATTCCACCAATAGAAAATTGATAATTAACAGAATCGTCCACTTCACCGTAGTTGTCCTGCTTTTTATCTGTAATGCCTTTGTCATCTCGGGATTCCTGCTTAGCGTTTAATTGAGCGCGCTCATAATCAAATAATCCCTGTGAAAGATAGCCGGCTTTCTGGACACTGGCTTCAATTGTTGCTAAATCTAAATCCGACGTAACAACCAACTTATGCTCTTTCGGCATACCTTCGATGATTGCTTCTGGGCTTTTCTCTTGAATGAGCTTGCGCACTTTCGATACGCAGCCTTGGCAAGACATACCTGTAACGTTCAATGCAAACGTTGTATTTTGATCGGCTGTTTTTGAATCTGCTCGCGTCATTTCAGTCCTCCTCTTAGTACCGCTATTGATACCCTATTTGGTCTCTTCCCAATCTTCGATCAAACAACAGATTGAATGACCATCAGGCGCACCATTTGGCATGCTTTCCCAAGCGGCTAATGCATTTTCCATCTTGATTAAATGCGCTTGCAGTTGAGCTATTTTCAATCTGGTTTCTGGGACTTTTTTTTGCAATAAGTCCCGAACCATAGGGCAAGGTGAGTCACCACTGTCGGATTGATGAAAAATCTCTTCGATTTGTTTTAAACTGAAGCCTAATTCACTGGCTTGACGAATAAAATTTAATCGTTGTAATGCCACATGGTCGTATAGTTGATAGCCATTGTTAGGGTCTCGTTCTGCGTGAATCAGGCCAAGTCTAGTGTAATGGCGAACAGTCTCGGCTGTGACATCAGCTTTTGTCGCTAGCTCACTCACTCGCATAAGAACTCCTTTGAAATGTATAAACCATTACCATAGTGTAAAACCTGTGTGTTGCACATAGGTCAAGCATTACTAGAAGACGTAGAAAAAAATTTGAAGCAAAAAAAACCGAGCTCATAGTGGCTCGGTTTTTAAGTTACCTGTGATGGCTAATAATTAATGCAATTTCAATTTTGGTTTAACAACTTTGCCTATTTTTTGCGCCGCCATAATTACCGTTGCTTTAAGCCAACCATGTATCGCAATCAAATGAAGTCGGTATAGAGAAACATACACAAAACGGGCAAGACGACCTTCAATAAACATTGAACCACCCATTAGGTTACCCATGAGATTGCCGACTGTACTGTAGCGGCTCAAATTAACCAAGGAGCCATAATCTTTGTAAGTATAATCTTTTAAAGGCTCGCTCAAGAAAGATGCTTTGATATTATCAAATACTAATGCTGCCATTTGATGGGCCGATTGTGCTCTTGGAGGTACAAAAGAACCATCCGCTTGTTTACAGGCGCAACAGTCTCCGATCACATAAATATTCTCGAACCCTGTTGTTTGTAAGGTTCCTTTTACCAAAATCTGATTATTGCGTGTGGTTTCAAAGCCCTCAATCTTAGCAACGAAATCTGGCGCTTTTACACCTGCCGCCCAAATCATTAGGTCGGCTTCGATATTTTTTTCGTCTGCTGTTTGAAAACCGCCATCATAAGCACGGACAACACGAGTACTTTGACTAACGGTGACGCCTAAGCGGATCAGCTCTTTTGTTGCTAAGGAGGCAATTCTATCTGGCAGCGCCGCTAAAATTCGAGGCCCAGCTTCGATAAGCTGGATATTCACTCGTTTACCAGACATTTCTGGCATGCCATAAGCTTTTAGCATGTCGGCAACATGAAACAGTTCAGCTGACAGTTCAACACCCGTTGCGCCACCGCCAACAATGGCTAGCTTCAACTTAGCATCAGTTCCTTCTTGATGAATTCGTAGAAACTGATTCAAAAGCGCTTGTTGAAAGCGCTCAGCTTGCTTATGGGAATCTAGAAAATAACAATGCTCTAGCACCCCAGGCGTACCAAAATCGTTACTCACACTGCCTACCGCCATAACTAGAATGTCATAAGAAATAGTACGTTCTGGTAAAACGATGTGGCCCATATCATCAGAAAGAGAGTCCAGGGTCAGCTTACGAGCTTCAGGATCAACCCCCATCAGGGTGCCTAATTGAAATTGATAATGGTGCTTAGCAGCGTGGGCTCGGTAGTTGACGCCATCGTTATTAATATCCAACGACCCCGTGGCCACCTCATGCAGCAGAGGTTTCCAAATGTGAGTTTGGCTTCTATCAATCAGCACAATCTCTGCTTGGCGCTTTTTACCAAAGCTATGCCCTAGCTTGGTAACCAATTCCAAACCACCGGCGCCACCGCCAACAACCACGATTTTTTTCATATAAAATCACCTATAAACATTGAATAATCTGGAAAATATTCATCGACTACTTTCCAGATTCCTCGATTAAAACCTCACTTGATTCTTTGAGCTAATAACTTATCTAGTGTGTTTGCAAATGCCATTCTATCTTGTTGATTAAAGGTCGCTGGCCCGCCCATCTGCACACCAGATGAACGCATCTGTTCCATGAAATCTCGCATTCCCAGACGCTGTTTAATATTCTCTTTTGTATAGAGCTCACCGCGGGGATTTATTGCCAAAGCGCCTTTTTCAATTACATCAGATGCCAAAGGAATATCGGCAGTGACAACCAAATCTTCGGTAGAGATGTTATCGACGATGTAATTATCTGCCACATCAAAGCCAGAACTTACCACTCGACGCTCGATCCACTTGGAAGGTGGAATGGATATGGCTTGGTTAGCCACTAAGATACAAGGGATTTCAACACGTTCAGCAGCACGAAACAGAATGGTTTTAATAACATTTGGACAGGCGTCAGCATCGACCCATAAACGCATAGGATTCCCCTTTTTGAAGATCTCTATTATTGATCAGTCGAAAAGTGAAATCCAGTAGTGAATAAGAACAAACGGAGCACATATAAGTGATCCGTTTGCTCTAACACAAATAGAGCTACATATTTGGGTAGTTTGGCCCACCAGAACCTTCAGGCGTCACCCACGTGATATTTTGTGCAGGGTCTTTTATGTCACAGGTTTTACAATGAATACAATTTTGAGAGTTTATCTGAAAAACAGACTCACTATTGGACTCGACTACTTCATAAACGCCAGCTGGACAATACCGTTGAGCGGGCTCATTATATTTGGGTAAGTTACTTTGTATTGGAATCGCCGCATCTTTTAATTTCAGATGACATGGTTGATTCTCTTCATGGTTTGTGTTCGACAAGAACACAGAAGACAATTTATCAAAGCTTAATAAGCCATCTGGCTTTTTATACTCTGGCGCTACATGTTTATCAGCCAGCTCCATGCACGCATAGTCTGGTGTCATATCGTTGAATGTGAATGGCAAACCGCCAGAGAATATATTCTGATCTAACCAGTTGTACGCACCGCCCCAAAAAGTGCCAAGCTTATGCATTACTGGAACAAAGTTACGAGCTTGCTGCAATTCTTTACCTAGCCACGAACTACGCATTGCATCATTAAACTGAACCAGATCGGCTACTAGTGTTTCTGCCTGAAGCGCATCATAAATACTTTCTGCAGCTAACATACCGCTCTTCATTGCGGTGTGAGTGCCTTTAATTTTGGCTGGATTCAACGTGCCAGCATCACAGCCGATCACCAAACCACCAGGAAAACTCATTTTAGGTAATGAAGCCCAGCCACCTTTAGCTATCGCTCTAGCACCGTAAGATACGCGTTTGGCGCCTTTTAAGTGCTCAGAGATAATCGGATGATGTTTATATTTTTGAAATTCATCATAAGGACTTAGGTATGGATTTTTATAGTTCAAATCAACAATTAGACCAACCACTACTTGATTGTTTTCTAAATGATACAAAAAGCCGCCACCGCCCGCTTCATTACCTAACGGCCAACCCGCCGTATGAATTACTGTGCCAGGTTTGCTTTGAGACTCAGGAACATCCCATAACTCTTTGATACCAAGACCATAATGCTGAGGGGCTTTGTCTTTATCTAGCTCAAAGTGATTAAGAAGCTCTTTGCCTAAATGCCCACGACAACCTTCTGAAAAGACAGTGTATTTGGCTTTCAGTAACATGCCTGGCATGAAGCCATCCTTTTCTGAACCGTCTGCTGCTAACCCCATATCTCCCGTGATCACCCCTTCCACATTGCCTTTATCATCGTAGGCAACATGTGCAGCGGAAAAACCGGGGAATACTTCTACACCTAAAGATTCTGCTTGCTCAGCAAGCCAGCGGCATAGATTACCTAAGCTAATAATATAATTGCCATCGTTATGGAGTGTTTTCGGAATCATCCAATTGTTAAATTTTTTGGACGCTGTCTCCGAACCTAACCAATGAAGTTCGTCGACGTTTACTTTGGTGTTTAGCGGAGCGCCCATTTCTTGCCACTCTGGGAACAGTTCCGTTAAAGCGGATGGTTCGACTACGGCACCAGATAATATGTGCGCTCCAATTTCAGAACCTTTTTCAACCAAACAAACACTAATTTCTTTTTCTTCAGCTTGTGCTTTTTGCATAATACGGCAGGCCGCAGATAACCCAGCTGGACCACCGCCAACAATTAAAACATCAAATTCCATTACTTCTCTATCTGACATGTTGCCTCCCATTATTTTTTTTAAGGGCATTCTTTACGGTCATGAAATGCTTTTTCATCGATTGAAAACATTTTTGTTTAGTTTGTCAACAGTTGTTGATCCAAACATTATTGAGTGAACATGACCCAAAGCCCGTGGCAAAACATGATCACAATAAAATGAGACAGATTGCTCCCAAGAATTTTTTTGTGATTCGTCGAGTTTTTCATCATTCTGTGCCGCGTATAAAGCTCTTACTTGCAACCAGGCACCAATCAAATACCCCATTAACATCATATAAGAATACGCTAAGCCCGTACCTAAAACAGGATTCTTTTCCATAGCAGCCAAACATTTCTCAGTGGCCGATTTAGTCTGATCTAGAATTAGTTTCACTTTGTCAGCATAAGCACTCACAGTAGATGACTGCCATTCTGCTATTTCAGTTTCGATGTCAGCCAATAAAGACATCATGGCGACCCCTTTGTCTGAATGCAATTTACGGCCAATCAAATCAATTGCCTGTATACCATTAGTACCTTCATAAATAGGCAAGATTCTCGCGTCGCGTGCATGCTGAGCCGCGCCCGTTTCTTCGATGAAACCCATTCCACCATGCACTTGAATTGCTAACGACGTTATTTCCTGAGCTTGCTCAGTGATCCAACCTTTAACAATTGGAGTATAAAGCGCAGTACGAGCAATGGCTTGTTTCTGGTCTTCCCCTGAAGCGAAATGTGATAAGTCATTTTCCACTGCAGACACGTAAATAAGAGAGCGCATCGCATCTATTTGAGACTTCATTGTCATCAGCATACGAAGCACATCAGGATGCTCGATAATAGCAGCGCGAGCTGTTCGCTCGGCATTCATTCCCTGTTTACGTTCTTGAGCATAGTCTAATGCTTGCTGGTACGCTCTCTCAGATATAGCCAAACCCTGTAAACCAACACCTTGCCTTGCATTGTTCATCATGGTGAACATGGCTTTAATGCCTTCGTTTTCTTGACCCACAAGATAGCCAACCGCCCCTTCTTTATCACCAAAACTCATTACACATGTAGGTGAGGCATGGATGCCCATTTTATGTTCAACAGAAACCACATGAACATCATTACGTTGAGCAGGCTCACCCTGATCATCCAAAGTAAATTTCGGCACTATGAATAAAGATATACCTTTCACACCCTCAGGCGCATTTGGCAAGCGAGCTAACACCAAATGAATGATGTTATCACTCATTTGATGATCACCCCAGGTGATGAATATTTTCTGACCTTTGATTCGAAAAACATCCCCATCGGGTATCGCTTTACAAGCAATGGCCGCGAGGTCGGAGCCCGCTGCGGACTCAGTTAGGTTCATTGTTCCAGCCCATTCGCCAGCCAACATTTTAGGAAGGTAGAGGTTCTTTAACTCGTCACTAGCGTGCAGGCTAATCGCTTCGATTGCACCGAGACTTAACAAAGGACATAGAGAAAAAGCTAGATTGGCCGCTTGAACGCCTTCGTTAACAGCAGTAGCAACATAAGAAGGAAGGCCTTGACCGCCATATTCAGGGTCACCAGATAAACCAATCCAGCCTCCTTCTGAATAAGCCTTAAAAGCCTCTTTAAAGCCTTTTGCTTCAATAACCTCGCCATTCTCTACTCGAGAGCCTTCTTTGTCGCCACTGGCATTGATGGGCGCAATAACTTGTTCTGCTAATTTTCCGGCTTCACCCAGAATCGCTTCCAATAAATCGTTATCGACAGCATCTTCTAAAAAAGGTGTAAGGCGTTCCGTTTTAGCAACAGAACGTAAGCTGAATAAAATGTCGTTGATTGGATATAGGTATTCGCTCATTTTTTATTCTCCAGTTAGTTTATCCGAGCGGATTTATACCTATAGAATGGAAAAATAAAGCAAATCTCTCAATAACAATACAGACCTATATTTCTAACAAATTCATTCATGAGACAAAATATAAAGCGTTAAGAGCCTAATTTATAGGCGTTTCATTGCTTTACCAAACTTTAAATATTCCTCACTTTTTCGATATTCGCCCGGGGTCATTCCTGTCCATTTTTTAAAGGAACGAAAAAATGCACTTGGCTCATCAAAGCCCATTAAAGCGGCAATATCATTAATACTCAATTGAGGGGCATTCATATAGGTAATTGCGGCTTCTTTGCGACAATCATCCTTTATGTTTTGGTAGGAGGTTTTTTCATCATTTAAGCGTCTACGCAAGGTAGACACACTCATGTTAAGAGCACTGGCTACTTCATCAGCACTTGGCATTTCTCTGGAAAAATCCTTCCCTAGCATCGCCATGACTTGTGACTTCAAGCTGTTGTCGTTCTCAACCATCACCAATAATTGGTAAGGGGCCGTTTTTAAAAAGCCTCTCAGACTGTCTTCCGTTTGGACAATTGGCATATCAAGATAACTTGCTGGAAATACTAAGGCATTCGCGTGCTGATTGAATTTCACTTCGGATTGAAAAAGAGTTTTGTAATACTCCACATCATCTGGACGCTCACTAGTAAAATAAGCTGCCTTCAAATTTAATCGACGTCCGATTAACCAGCAAATAAAATGATGCCACATGGAAAGGGTCGTTCTTAATTGCTCTTTTGACTCAGGTACCACAAGTTCGTTGATTTTGTCTTCAGAAGAATCCAAAGCGGCAAAGGTCACCATAGCAAAGCGCCCTTTCTTGATCAGAACTGGCTTCACCGTTGGCCCTCTGCATATTTCATAAAAATCACTGCAGCGGTACAAAGCATGGGTCAAACTTCGGGCATGTATGATACACAGGCACATCATTCTGAATGTGCCGTTTGGAACCTTACCACCACTGAGCATTCCAAAAGACTCGTCTTGCATCAGCCACATGATTTTCTGATAAAGCATGCCGTAACGATAAGCGGGGAATGACTCGCTCTGTTCTACTTCATCTTGCGTTAATTCCAAGCTGTCTAATACTGACTGACGATCTAACCCTTGGCTCTCCACAGCTTTTAAAAGATAGCGAACACTCGACATCGGAACAGAAGCTTTCACACTTATCACCTATCTATCAGATTATCCTAGTTAATTTTTATTCTACGATGCTTTTTTTAGCATAAAAAAAGGCCGCATCAGCAGCCTTTTTTATTGTACATTGATTTACTTATTTTTCTGCTTTTACTTTTGCTCAGTAAATGCAGACAACAATTCGTCTACTGACAGATCTTCACTGTCCGTATCAACATTGTTTGATTCTACCTCTATTTTCGCTTCTTCTGCCTTTTCATCAACAGGTTTCACGAAAACAAAACGACGAGGTCGCACGGGAGCTGCCCCAGCATCTTTTTCTGGAAGCAAACCTAGTCGTTCAAGCTTTTTGTGCGCTTGTTCTTTGCGTTCCTTGGATTTCTTTGTCACAAAACGACGAGTTGATGAAGCCTTACGAGCTTTGTTTTGCTCTTTCATCATCTCTTTTGAACCAGTTTTTCCAAGTTTTCCACGCATACTGCGCGATTTTTTAACACGAGCCATAATATCCTCTCTTTATCGCGCGCATTGTAGCAGTGAATTCACTCTAGGTCATCAAACAGTATTAGCATTCCTTAAAAGAACTATGTCCTGAATTTCTGTGCTCAACTATTGCTCCAAGCAATTCTCTTACTTTAGAAGAATCGCCAGACTGTAATGCGCCTTCTAGATTTTTAAGCACATCAATCATTCCATCAACAACTTTGTGGTATTCGGCGGTTTGAGATTTTAACTCTGCGCCTTTTAGATCGTCATGGATAAATTTATGAGGCGTTTCGCTGCGTGATTTTTCAAAATAACTTATAAGAGAATCTACATGTTTTGCTGCAGATTGATTGTCTCCAGATTTTACATCAGATGACATGGCGCGCATTTCATCTTTGATATCTTGCATATATCCATGTAGTTCTGTGTCGCATGAACCATGTGCAAACGCACCGGATGAACAAGTGATAGAAATAACTGCAGCAGTAAGAAGACCCTTTTTCATAAATACACCCTTTATTCTTAAAATACTTAAGCATGAAACCAATGACACAAGACAATATGTTTAAAATAGCATGCTCGCTAAAAAAAACACCTACTATCTTGTAATGCGCTAAACGATATTGACATTGCAGTCTAATTCACTAATGACACTTAAGGTGTTTGACGTGTATCTTACCAATATCACTAGGCTGTAATATAAGTTAGTCATTCAAACACAATAGGAGTTCAATATTTTTAAGTTTAGATACCATTTACTTATCCTGCTTAGTCTAGTTGCGACCAGTTTTGTCTATGCAGAATGCAGTGACTTTGACGCAAAACTTGCAGCCGACAAAGATGCGCAGAAATATATGGGTGGGAAAACATTCAAAAGCGCGATGGTTTTAAAAAAGCACCTTCCTAGCAAAAGAAAAGAGGTCGCCAGCTTTGTTTATGTCAAAGCGGACGACCTCTATTACACGGTTTTTTCTTTGGTTAACTCCCAATGTAAAACTAAAATCATTAAGAGAACCAATGGTAAGCACTAAAGCTATGCGTTCTTAACCTTTATTTTTGAGTTTTTTCAGGCTTTTTGTCTTTCTCTGATTTTTTATCTTTATTTCCTTTTGACGAATTATCAGATGCTTCTTCATCTTCCTCTTCTTCATCTTCCTCTTCTTCGCCAAGCTTAGAGATTTCTTCTAATCGTTCTATCACTCGAGCAGATAGAGAATCTACTGGATATTCGCCCTCTTTATCGGCAATACCGGGCTCAATACCTGTCAATAAGTGCAATGCTTCATCGGCGGTAGAAATAGCATAAACATGGAACATCCCCTCTTTTACGGCATCAATAATTTCATCACTTAGCATCAAATTAACCGCATTAGACTTAGGTATAATCACACCTTGTGTGCCGGTTAATCCACGCGCACTGCAAACATTAAAGAATCCTTCAATTTTCTCGTTTACGCCACCAATGGCCTGAATCTCACCGTACTGATTCAAAGAGCCCGTAATGGCAAGGTCTTGACGTAAAGGAACCTGAATCAATGCAGATAACAAACAACATAATTCTGCCGTAGAGGCACTGTCTCCATCGATATACCCATAACTTTGCTCCATAGCGATGGAAGCGGATATGTCTAACGGAAAACGCTGAGCGTATTTATTACCAAGATAACCAGACAAGATCAACACACCCTTAGAGTGAATGTTTTGACCTAGGTTTGATTCTCTTTCGATATCAATGATGCCTTTTCCACCCGGATAAACTGTCGTGGAAATACGCGCAGGCGCGCCAAAGCTGCTATCTCCAATCTGCATAACGGTTAAACCGTTAATTTTACCAACCGCATAACCGTCACTTTCAAGCAACACTGTACCTTCAATGATTTCTTCTATGATCTTTTCACTAACACGACCCGTTCGATGCTTTTTCGCTTTTAAAGCACGTGTAATATGGTTGGCAGTAATTTCTTCCTCTTTCGCCATTTGACGCACAAAATCCGCTTCACCTAGTAACTCAAACACATCGCCGATTTTCGCTGCCATTTCACGCTGATGTTCAGCCAAACGACCGCTGTATTCGATCAAGGCGGCAACGCCATCACGTGTCACGTTAGCGTATTCTTCTTTATCAACTCGATCCTTCATTAGACGCGCAAAAGACAACTCAGA from Marinomonas rhizomae harbors:
- a CDS encoding MerR family transcriptional regulator; translated protein: MRVSELATKADVTAETVRHYTRLGLIHAERDPNNGYQLYDHVALQRLNFIRQASELGFSLKQIEEIFHQSDSGDSPCPMVRDLLQKKVPETRLKIAQLQAHLIKMENALAAWESMPNGAPDGHSICCLIEDWEETK
- a CDS encoding electron transfer flavoprotein-ubiquinone oxidoreductase codes for the protein MSDREVMEFDVLIVGGGPAGLSAACRIMQKAQAEEKEISVCLVEKGSEIGAHILSGAVVEPSALTELFPEWQEMGAPLNTKVNVDELHWLGSETASKKFNNWMIPKTLHNDGNYIISLGNLCRWLAEQAESLGVEVFPGFSAAHVAYDDKGNVEGVITGDMGLAADGSEKDGFMPGMLLKAKYTVFSEGCRGHLGKELLNHFELDKDKAPQHYGLGIKELWDVPESQSKPGTVIHTAGWPLGNEAGGGGFLYHLENNQVVVGLIVDLNYKNPYLSPYDEFQKYKHHPIISEHLKGAKRVSYGARAIAKGGWASLPKMSFPGGLVIGCDAGTLNPAKIKGTHTAMKSGMLAAESIYDALQAETLVADLVQFNDAMRSSWLGKELQQARNFVPVMHKLGTFWGGAYNWLDQNIFSGGLPFTFNDMTPDYACMELADKHVAPEYKKPDGLLSFDKLSSVFLSNTNHEENQPCHLKLKDAAIPIQSNLPKYNEPAQRYCPAGVYEVVESNSESVFQINSQNCIHCKTCDIKDPAQNITWVTPEGSGGPNYPNM
- a CDS encoding acyl-CoA dehydrogenase translates to MSEYLYPINDILFSLRSVAKTERLTPFLEDAVDNDLLEAILGEAGKLAEQVIAPINASGDKEGSRVENGEVIEAKGFKEAFKAYSEGGWIGLSGDPEYGGQGLPSYVATAVNEGVQAANLAFSLCPLLSLGAIEAISLHASDELKNLYLPKMLAGEWAGTMNLTESAAGSDLAAIACKAIPDGDVFRIKGQKIFITWGDHQMSDNIIHLVLARLPNAPEGVKGISLFIVPKFTLDDQGEPAQRNDVHVVSVEHKMGIHASPTCVMSFGDKEGAVGYLVGQENEGIKAMFTMMNNARQGVGLQGLAISERAYQQALDYAQERKQGMNAERTARAAIIEHPDVLRMLMTMKSQIDAMRSLIYVSAVENDLSHFASGEDQKQAIARTALYTPIVKGWITEQAQEITSLAIQVHGGMGFIEETGAAQHARDARILPIYEGTNGIQAIDLIGRKLHSDKGVAMMSLLADIETEIAEWQSSTVSAYADKVKLILDQTKSATEKCLAAMEKNPVLGTGLAYSYMMLMGYLIGAWLQVRALYAAQNDEKLDESQKNSWEQSVSFYCDHVLPRALGHVHSIMFGSTTVDKLNKNVFNR
- a CDS encoding NAD(P)/FAD-dependent oxidoreductase, translating into MKKIVVVGGGAGGLELVTKLGHSFGKKRQAEIVLIDRSQTHIWKPLLHEVATGSLDINNDGVNYRAHAAKHHYQFQLGTLMGVDPEARKLTLDSLSDDMGHIVLPERTISYDILVMAVGSVSNDFGTPGVLEHCYFLDSHKQAERFQQALLNQFLRIHQEGTDAKLKLAIVGGGATGVELSAELFHVADMLKAYGMPEMSGKRVNIQLIEAGPRILAALPDRIASLATKELIRLGVTVSQSTRVVRAYDGGFQTADEKNIEADLMIWAAGVKAPDFVAKIEGFETTRNNQILVKGTLQTTGFENIYVIGDCCACKQADGSFVPPRAQSAHQMAALVFDNIKASFLSEPLKDYTYKDYGSLVNLSRYSTVGNLMGNLMGGSMFIEGRLARFVYVSLYRLHLIAIHGWLKATVIMAAQKIGKVVKPKLKLH
- a CDS encoding AraC family transcriptional regulator, whose translation is MKASVPMSSVRYLLKAVESQGLDRQSVLDSLELTQDEVEQSESFPAYRYGMLYQKIMWLMQDESFGMLSGGKVPNGTFRMMCLCIIHARSLTHALYRCSDFYEICRGPTVKPVLIKKGRFAMVTFAALDSSEDKINELVVPESKEQLRTTLSMWHHFICWLIGRRLNLKAAYFTSERPDDVEYYKTLFQSEVKFNQHANALVFPASYLDMPIVQTEDSLRGFLKTAPYQLLVMVENDNSLKSQVMAMLGKDFSREMPSADEVASALNMSVSTLRRRLNDEKTSYQNIKDDCRKEAAITYMNAPQLSINDIAALMGFDEPSAFFRSFKKWTGMTPGEYRKSEEYLKFGKAMKRL
- a CDS encoding YaiI/YqxD family protein; the encoded protein is MRLWVDADACPNVIKTILFRAAERVEIPCILVANQAISIPPSKWIERRVVSSGFDVADNYIVDNISTEDLVVTADIPLASDVIEKGALAINPRGELYTKENIKQRLGMRDFMEQMRSSGVQMGGPATFNQQDRMAFANTLDKLLAQRIK
- a CDS encoding cytochrome b562, which translates into the protein MKKGLLTAAVISITCSSGAFAHGSCDTELHGYMQDIKDEMRAMSSDVKSGDNQSAAKHVDSLISYFEKSRSETPHKFIHDDLKGAELKSQTAEYHKVVDGMIDVLKNLEGALQSGDSSKVRELLGAIVEHRNSGHSSFKEC